The Maniola jurtina chromosome 20, ilManJurt1.1, whole genome shotgun sequence genome includes the window aaatgatgTGAAAATCAGAACTTTTTTGGTTACTTCAATACACCCTAACGTTGTTGCTTCTTACAAACCATAACATGTATTGTAATTAAAATTGATTAGATTGAAGGAATCATCTTTTCTCAGCATCATCTTGTTTCAAAGATGTGTATACACCCTATTATAATGGCAAAGTTAAAAGTACTGATTGTTAATGAACAGCCCAGAGCCTTCTATATTTTAACAGAGgctgtataattaaattatttgccGATCAATCCCATACACTTTAAGTCactttagtatataacattATCCCAAAAAACCCCTACCATTGCGTGATTAATGGGAAGGCGTGACGACCCTCAACAATGAAGAAACGGCACAGAGACAGTAAGAAGTAGGTTGTGGTGCAGACAACTTATTGGTAGACATGGATCATTTAGCGTGAATAGCATTTTCATATGTAACACTTGCACCTTACAAGTTGCCTGCTTTACTCTCTAAAATTTGCGCACGCATGGTCATCGACCGGAGCTAAGAGcgcgcgagcgagaacactcaCATCGCTGCGTAAAAGCAAGCAGAAAAATTAATCGTTCGCTAGTTTCATGGAAAGCGAATTTTCACACTTAcaatgaaaaatacaaaaattcacTTTCCGTAAAAAACCACTGGTGAAATATCAGTGCTATTGATTTTGATCATAATTTCTAGTTAAATTGATGAAGCAAATGATACGTGATTGTAAGTGCAAagattgaaaaatcactttccatGAAAAATCGCCTGTAAAATCACTGTAAAGAAAACAATTTCACTAAGTGACTTCACCCATCTCTACTTATAAGCCGTTGCCTATGAGTAAGCGAGATAGAGTACCTACAAGCCTTGCTTGTGTTGGGTGTAGACGCAACCACGCTAGGGTGTGAAAGTGTATGTAATAGAGGCTGCAGCTGTACAAGTTGTTCTCCTTGGTTGGAATCGTTGCCTGTACGCGGCCGCCTCGCCGCACCCTGCGAGGGTGTATGGGTGTAGGGTGGGTGTGGGTGGGTGTCTAGTAGAGGCCGCAGCCGCGCAGGTTGTTGGCGATGATGACGTCGGTGACGGCGTCGAACACGAACTGGATGTTGTTGGTGTCGGTAGCGCACGTCATGTGGCAGTAGATCTCCTTAGTGGTGGATTTGTTTTTGGCCTCGAACTGCGCTTGGATATACGCGGCCGCCTCGCCGTACTCTTGCGCACCTGGGCGGTACCAAAAAGGACATTGTTAACATAAGTTAAcatttagaatttgtttattagtACACTGTCGTTACAGGGAGTCCTAATGCGACAGTAACTCTATGctaacttatacctactaaaaaataaGGTAAAACACCTACTACAAGTAAGTATTATCACAGAGAAAGGCTATTACTACAGAGGTTTGACGAATCCATCTATGCAGAGCAATCGTGTTGTAAGTGCAGGAGGAAGAGCGACCCAAACTGGCCTATGTATATGGCTCTTATGTTGAAGGGTAGTTAGTTGTGGTAGTCATTTACCACTATATTAAAGGTGTCGGCCTTCTGTAACTCTCTTTATACTATggtattgttattaaaatagcATTGTGTGCCATAAAATAGCATTATTTGTAAATACATGTAAGAAAATTATGAAGTTCCTATTTATTTCAGAGTTCTCCGAGTTACCAACAAATCCAGATGAAGTTATGGCCATAAGAAAATATATAACCATGATTGAAGTATATACCTGTGTACTCAGGGAAGCATATGGTGAGCGGGGACTTGCGTATCTTCTCCTCAAACAGATCCTTCTTGTTGAGGAACAGGATGATGCTGGTGTCCGTGAACCATTTGTTGTTGCAGATGGAGTCAAACAGCTTCAGACTCTCCTGCATACGGTTCTGGAAACATGAAAATCGcataattaatagtaaattacTACTACTTTTACAAGTAACGCCGATGTACGGTCGGGCTCAGAATTCGaatagcaattccgcgaaactattgcatcaaaaacctgtccctttttctataaacatgccacacacacctaacgcataaCCTATTCCTAACCTAATTCCTTCCTAAAACCTCACACCTAAACCCTATTCATTttttgctcagtagtgggccggcggcgatgggttgatcatgatgatgatttcaaCTTTCTAAGCATTTACTGACAATCTTTTAACCAAAGATGACACAGCTAATAAAAAACCTTTTACCGAAAAAAATCTTACATACCTACAATATCTATTATGAAGTTTTGTAAACAACACTGAAGGAGAAAAATTTATCTGCCCAAAGTTATGTAACtatatacctaaacaaaataGATAACAGCTATAATCTAAAatgagaatataatattatgagcacACAAGTATGTAGGTAGTCACTTTTGGATATTcaaaaaaacgttaaaaaacTCATTTTCCCAGAAATAGAAAATCACCTTTATCACACAAAACTTTATCACACAAATTCTACAGATTTTTTGACATCATCATATTCGTCGTAAAAGATTTGTCGTTCTGATTGACTAATCTTATCAACGctaaaaaggtgactgactgactaactgactgatctatcaacacacagctcaaactactggacggatcggactgaaattttcatgcagatagctattatgacgtagacatcttctgctaagaaaggatttttgaaaatttaagccCTAAGGACATAAAATAGGAGATTAAAATTAGCGTAGTCCACGCGGAGAAAATCGTAAGCATGATGTAGTCCGTTTATTCCTTCATATCTTTGGCTGCTGCCATGACATGGTGCCACGACTCCCTCTCTTTTAAGATCTGCTTCAATGGACCTCTTTCAGATGTTGGTCGATTGACCAGCTAGCTAATTTTAAATCCATTGAACGTtttctaagaaaaaatattttattatcatccaGTGAAGcggcaatgtagaaccaaccaacctcggtggctatcattaaGTGTTAGACAcagagttagcgaatcacctagcagGTCTCCTTCGACCGACAGgctgccattttttttttaaagaatattagccatttttaatcatgactaacattccccttgcccctccaactaagcgtaaagcttgtgctaggagtgggtacgccaatagtgcaacggctggggtttgaaccgccgacctttcggaattcagtccactcctataaccgttgagccatTGAAACGCCACTTTAGCGATAAGTCGCATGCTTaatttagtaatattataaaggttgtTTACCGTTGTCTCGTCCTCGTGCAACACTTGGTCGTACTCGGACATGGCGACGCAGAAGATGATCGCGGTCACGTCTTCGAAACAGTGGATCCATTTCTTTCTCTCCGACCGCTGCCCACCTACGTCGAATAATCTGGAACATAACGCCAGACGTTCAAAAATCCAGAAAAAAATGTTACCAGAGAGATAAAAGTTTACAGGCTATCCTACCCTCACTTTGAATAGCTGGtccaattttctttattttgagaAAGCAAGAACAGTACAAAATGAGTTTCTCAtgcggaatttaaaaaaaaaaccaatgaaTTGTACTATTTTAAATATGAACTTACTTAACTTAAAAGTTAGTTATTAAATTGTTTAACTATCAATTTATATTGTTTCCTCACGACTTTATACAAAACGTACGTATTCTAAATGACGGTTTCATTATGACATTTGTTTTaaaatcaaacaataataaagtTGCTCAAAAGCTGTAAGATAAGTTTCTGGGATCGACAATTAAACTCACTTGAAATTAAGGTTTTTGAAGGAGAAGTGCACTTCGACAATGCCAGTGGTTTTGACTCTAGTTCTTAAAATATCTTGCTCGGTGGGCTGGTAATCTCTGGCACCTAACCGGTCGAGATCGTCCAGGAAACTGTAACACAAAATAAAAGACAGTCAGACACAagttacagtacaaccaaattaataatgcgcatagaaatcttcgtcactgttcggcaacggtcgtatgataacatgatattgactcctatttgcttataacaaggtgcaaaatgcaagtgcattgtttatagggctcttacgattcaatgattcgggtgtttctgggaatacgacgaattttgcaccttgttataaacaaataggagtcaatatcatgtgtatcatacgaccgttgccgaacagtgacgaagatttctatgcgcattattaatttggttgtactgtacagtACTGCAATTTGCTGAAAACTTGGTACGCTATAATGCTTAGTGAAGTATCTGaacaaaaatcggtcaagtgcgagtcggcctcgaactcggagggttccgtaccatgacACAAGAAATaccgcttttaattttttttttaattttcattcgttcgttatagcggcaatagaaatacacattctgtgaaaatttcacctctctatctattacggttcatgagatagagCCCGCTGAAatacagacggactgacagtaatagggtcctgttggactcttcagatacggaaccctaaaaaataaaaaaaaatcatactcAAAAAATCAATTCAATAATGAATAGGTACTGAATTCAGCTCAGGTCTTCATCAAAAACATCTTAGAAAACTAGTTGTGTAGGTATGTCttccaataataatattgtaagtgaGTCTTAGGATAATAATGCCTTAGCTTCCCATATCTTTCCACATAGGTAAAGACAAAGAAATGGAAATTGTTAAATAGGCATAGAATTCCAAAGTAATGAAGAATGAAAACACAGCGTTATAAGTCAGTGTTTTCAATAAAACAATTTCAATGTTATATATTCAAGGTACCTAATGTTATAAAAACAAGTGTGATCATTCTTATATGGCTAATGATTCATTTAACCTATACAATTGATCTGCGGGCTTCCATTAGTAGGTATTCGCTAGTATGTATACTCTATCAACACAGAAGGGCAGTCAAACCCATTCACGAGgataattttagggttccgtaccctgtACTACTATGTATTCGGTGCCCGAAGGGTGCCCACgcgaccctattactaagcctccgctgtctgtctgtcagcgagctgtatgtcatgaaccgtaataggtaaagagttgaaagTACAAATTGTGTAAATTGTACAATTCTATTACCgccatgtaaatttaaaaaaaaaaaagtacaaataatataatattttacaatggtacggaacccttcgtgtgcggtACCGACTCGCCATTAACCGatttttaatatactttgttACAATAGAATTAAAAGCAGATCATTTCGAAGATATTAGAGACCCCttgcaccctttgggtacgaaactCTAAAAAGGGGTCCATTCCATTCGATACAATGTTTACACATAATTacgtattcatattacttcGGACTGGTATTGTAGCCTGCTTTAGTGCTTAGTAATCGGTTTTCCCACAAACGACGCAATTATACATAGTATAACCGGCAAAATAAATGTAACCCTACAAGCATTTCTGCATTAAACCTAACAGATATCTAACCTATAAGAAAACTGCATTTTAAGATTTTCTTTCTCACTGTCCTCAAAAAACCACGTACAGTcaattgtcatgtcaaaagtacaattcacttttaaaataaggCCTAAAATCGTagttttgacatgacatttgacacataaagttaaaatggcgcgtaagaagtcattttttacgcattataattaaaaactttcgattaaaatattaataaattaattttaattacataaatatattttttttgatttttgatttgataATTGTTTGATATTAATATGTACTAGACTACTTGAACATTAGTATGTAACCAGCTGATATATGAAGGAACCCAGTGCCAAGTGTATTTCTAAAACCCGTTTATAACGTAGATTACGTTATAAAAAGAACCAAGTAGGTTCTTTTTACATGCAAAAAGTTTTTACATATAGATTCGAGAAGTACTTATGGCGGTGAGttagtttatccttttatatgtataaacggaaaagctaactgactgactgatccatcaacgcacagctcaaactaatggaCGCGAACGGATCGGAGCtgagataatattatgaaataggcatccgctaagaaaggatttgcttatttaacccccttaggagttgaaaattcaacttcgaacggggtaaaatagagatttcaaatttcatgcggacgaagtcgtaggaATAAGCTAGTACGAGTATATTACTGTTCGTGTTATCAAAAAGTAAGTCAAATATTCATCAGAAAACATAAACAGAGTAGGAGCACTGCTTTCCTCTGCAATGcgtattcagtttttttttctattcatacATCGATTTTTcaagtacctattagtttaaCGAATAGGCTCGTTTGTagtactatattattttaattttttgaaaaataatatgagtACTGCAAAAttcttttcaatttatttctAACTTCACTTGAAGCAATCGCCGATCATGCA containing:
- the LOC123875966 gene encoding guanine nucleotide-binding protein G(o) subunit alpha isoform X1, giving the protein MGCTQSAEERAAAARSRQIERNLKEDGIQASKDIKLLLLGAGESGKSTIVKQMKIIHESGFTNEDFKQYRPVVYSNTIQSLVAILRAMPNLGITYGNKDRESDGKMVFDVIQRMEDTEPFSEELLAAMKRLWADAGVQECFGRSNEYQLNDSAKYFLDDLDRLGARDYQPTEQDILRTRVKTTGIVEVHFSFKNLNFKLFDVGGQRSERKKWIHCFEDVTAIIFCVAMSEYDQVLHEDETTNRMQESLKLFDSICNNKWFTDTSIILFLNKKDLFEEKIRKSPLTICFPEYTGAQEYGEAAAYIQAQFEAKNKSTTKEIYCHMTCATDTNNIQFVFDAVTDVIIANNLRGCGLY
- the LOC123875966 gene encoding guanine nucleotide-binding protein G(o) subunit alpha isoform X2; this encodes MGCASSAEERAALARSKQIEKNLKEDGIQAAKDIKLLLLGAGESGKSTIVKQMKIIHESGFTNEDFKQYRPVVYSNTIQSLVAILRAMPNLGITYGNKDRESDGKMVFDVIQRMEDTEPFSEELLAAMKRLWADAGVQECFGRSNEYQLNDSAKYFLDDLDRLGARDYQPTEQDILRTRVKTTGIVEVHFSFKNLNFKLFDVGGQRSERKKWIHCFEDVTAIIFCVAMSEYDQVLHEDETTNRMQESLKLFDSICNNKWFTDTSIILFLNKKDLFEEKIRKSPLTICFPEYTGAQEYGEAAAYIQAQFEAKNKSTTKEIYCHMTCATDTNNIQFVFDAVTDVIIANNLRGCGLY